One segment of Salvelinus fontinalis isolate EN_2023a chromosome 12, ASM2944872v1, whole genome shotgun sequence DNA contains the following:
- the si:dkey-30c15.2 gene encoding transmembrane protein 116, with product MDPSNGTLNNDQITGLSTVYLVSLSVSMIGSFSVLVVSIARRRHLQEQVQPLVQLAVADLLAAATLMFTNAMNETDSFTDSVLICKHLLPLSLTFYCVSFLLVVVYAWESKHAVEGWRERPREEESQCRRRVVVLPVYTLVWFTPLVMYFAYTMSLVLTTADLVPAGHGTANNSEVSTYCTSCILFLHVWSDHCSDIEQIHDMFMRCFLFFSVILVLVCCTVVYYKVDSLYRRYGEGLFPVEGDARSRKRLRGVFSTVRYMIVVIIFCWTPALLLVVLSVMPDIPKEKLFPLYVIQAVTVSLQGCLNSVVYAWRRPNFRDAVLGERMPLLSQDAPLSFFDESLRGPPE from the exons ATGGATCCTTCAAATGGAACTTTAAATAATGACCAG ATCACTGGTCTCTCGACTGTGTACCTAGTATCTCTGTCTGTAAG CATGATTGGGAGTTTTTCAGTGCTGGTGGTTTCCATCGCAAGGAGGAGGCACTTACAAGAACAG GTGCAGCCCCTGGTCCAGCTGGCTGTAGCTGAtctgttggcagcagccaccTTGATGTTCACCAATGCAATGAATGAGACCGACAGCTTCACCGACAGTGTGTTAATCTGTAAACACCTACTGCCTCTGTCACTG ACATTTTACTGTGTGTCGTTTCTGCTGGTGGTAGTGTATGCCTGGGAGTCAAAGCATGCTgtcgagggatggagggagagaccaagagaggaagag tcCCAGTGTAGACGAAGGGTGGTGGTTTTGCCTGTATATACACTTGTGTG GTTTACGCCGTTGGTGATGTACTTTGCGTACACAATGTCTTTAGTCCTGACCACAGCGGACTTGGTACCAGCCGGCCACGGGACAGCAAACAACAGTGAAGTTAGCACATACTGCaccag CTGTATCCTCTTCTTGCATGTCTGGAGTGACCACTGCTCAGATATT GAACAGATCCATGACATGTTCATGCGATGCTTCCTCTTCTTCAGTGTGATACTAGTGTTGGTGTGCTGCACA GTGGTTTACTACAAGGTGGACAGCTTGTATCGCAGGTACGGGGAGGGACTATTTCCTGTGGAGGGAGACGCACGTTCCAGAAAAAGACTGAGGGGTGTGTTCTCCACTGTTCGCTACATGATTGTGGTTATCATCTTCTGCTGGACGCCAG CTCTTCTTCTGGTTGTCCTGTCTGTGATGCCAGACATACCTAAAGAGAAGCTCTTCCCCCTCTATGTTATACAG GCGGTGACGGTGTCTCTGCAGGGCTGTCTGAACAGTGTAGTCTACGCCTGGAGACGACCAAACTTCAGAGACGCTGTGCTTGGAGAGAGAATGCCCTTGCTCAGCCAAGACGCCCCCCTGTCCTTCTTCGACGAATCACTGAGGGGGCCACCAGAGTGA